One Salminus brasiliensis chromosome 5, fSalBra1.hap2, whole genome shotgun sequence DNA segment encodes these proteins:
- the zhx2a gene encoding zinc fingers and homeoboxes protein 2a — protein MASRRKSTTPCMIRQSDLVEQDDTEECVDSTVENGSSHVPTSESWTDKKNLANTTQEITEPEKPEAQIRPQKKVQGGYECKYCTFSTQNLNEFKDHVDSNHPNVILNPLYLCAVCNFNTKKFDTLTEHNEKCHPGESNFKFKRIKLNSQTILEQTIEGSNCAVLYDASSPQSAEDLSTFPLSKSMSVKIGRPKFDGKRTVVDSQMDKLTPELPKKQITAVNVNGTVLIPDATLKDGLSHIMPSLQRPPNYSLVPKIAVPLNTAKYNASLDGNLTLITSFNKFPYPTQAELSWLTAASKHPEEQIKVWFTTQRLKQGISWSPEEVEEARKKMFNGTIQPVQQAFTVLPAQLTQSTKTSQSLLQSLPCHVLGQSGLVLTPVANGSTATCGPLALTVANHTAQAVKRPLTTSVVAPDVKRPSIIQTVQATSKSASPTPSLSSDCKKTPEQIKELTASYTQCQFPDDEEVYRLIEMTGLSWGEIKKWFSDQRHGNHRAGQILKNDLPLKENQPQKPVATQFPLLERVKGKSSEQMKMLEECFQRNSLPTQAEIESLVADTRLSKTEIDGWFTERRALRDNLEQALFNSMGSKRLDRGTLNGVHEQEARARSSPLSLPLLTTSVCPEIDLKSLGLLKEVFSQTQWPSPEEYNQLELQTGLARTEIVRWFKDNRSALKNGTLEWMEQFQNLSNKKHNGQNSSSVMEPAQSVLQRHFPDANVLKGEAVEKLAERSKLTNQDIVNWFTSKLAHGMPDISKSKDQHGQASADNGRWVKVSMAADNERKDSEAPRVAPDLEVLTAEHIVTG, from the coding sequence ATGGCTAGTCGAAGAAAATCCACAACCCCCTGCATGATCCGGCAAAGTGATTTGGTGGAACAGGATGATACGGAAGAGTGTGTGGACAGCACAGTGGAGAACGgatcctcacatgtgcctaccAGTGAGAGCTGGACTGACAAAAAGAATCTTGCAAACACTACACAGGAGATAACTGAGCCGGAGAAGCCAGAGGCACAAATTCGGCCTCAGAAGAAAGTGCAGGGTGGCTATGAGTGCAAGTACTGTACTTTTTCCACACAGAACCTTAATGAATTCAAAGATCATGTGGATTCCAACCATCCTAATGTAATTCTCAACCCTCTGTACTTATGCGCAGTCTGCAactttaacacaaaaaagttTGACACGTTAACGGAACACAATGAGAAATGCCATCCTGGAGAGAGCAATTTCAAGTTCAAAAGGATCAAGCTGAACAGTCAGACCATTCTGGAGCAGACCATTGAAGGGTCAAACTGTGCAGTACTCTATGATGCATCCAGTCCTCAGTCTGCAGAAGACTTGTCTACTTTTCCTCTGAGCAAATCCATGTCAGTGAAGATAGGCAGGCCAAAATTTGATGGCAAGCGAACAGTGGTAGACAGTCAGATGGATAAACTCACCCCGGAATTACCCAAAAAACAGATCACTGCAGTGAATGTGAATGGAACTGTGTTAATCCCAGACGCAACACTCAAAGACGGACTCTCTCACATAATGCCATCCTTACAGCGCCCCCCAAACTACAGTTTAGTACCAAAAATTGCTGTCCCTCTAAACACTGCAAAATACAACGCATCCCTGGATGGCAACCTGACTCTCATCACTTCCTTCAATAAGTTCCCGTACCCAACCCAAGCCGAACTCTCCTGGCTCACTGCAGCTTCTAAACACCCAGAGGAACAAATCAAAGTCTGGTTCACGACACAAAGGCTAAAACAAGGCATTAGCTGGTCGCCAGAGGAGGTTGAAGAGGCACGCAAGAAAATGTTCAATGGAACAATTCAGCCTGTTCAACAAGCATTCACTGTCTTGCCTGCTCAGTTAACCCAGTCCACAAAAACTTCACAATCCCTTCTTCAATCCCTCCCTTGCCACGTTCTCGGACAGTCCGGCTTGGTGTTGACACCAGTTGCAAATGGGTCCACTGCAACATGTGGCCCCCTTGCACTCACTGTTGCAAATCATACAGCACAGGCTGTTAAGAGACCCCTTACAACCTCTGTGGTTGCCCCTGATGTAAAGAGGCCTTCAATAATCCAAACGGTTCAGGCAACTTCTAAATCTGCCTCCCCTACACCCAGTCTTTCTTCAGATTGCAAAAAAACTCCAGAGCAGATAAAAGAGCTCACAGCCAGCTATACCCAGTGCCAGTTCCCCGATGACGAAGAAGTGTACCGTCTTATTGAGATGACCGGCCTTTCCTGGGGAGAGATCAAAAAGTGGTTCAGTGATCAGCGGCATGGAAATCATAGGGCAGGGCAGATACTAAAGAATGACCTTCCATTAAAAGAAAACCAGCCTCAGAAACCTGTGGCCACACAGTTCCCCCTTCTGGAAAGAGTAAAGGGCAAATCTTCTGAGCAAATGAAAATGTTGGAGGAGTGTTTCCAGAGGAATAGCTTGCCAACACAGGCTGAGATTGAAAGCCTCGTGGCTGACACTAGACTGTCCAAAACAGAGATTGATGGGTGGTTCACAGAGCGCCGTGCTCTACGGGATAACCTTGAGCAGGCTTTGTTTAACTCCATGGGCTCCAAAAGACTAGACAGAGGAACTCTGAATGGAGTTCATGAGCAGGAGGCTCGAGCAAGGTCTTCTCCCCTTTCCCTTCCCCTTCTAACCACCTCTGTATGCCCCGAAATCGACCTTAAGTCTCTTGGCCTTCTAAAAGAGGTTTTCTCACAGACGCAGTGGCCGTCGCCAGAGGAATATAATCAGCTGGAACTCCAGACAGGGCTAGCTCGCACAGAAATTGTCCGCTGGTTCAAGGACAACCGATCTGCCCTAAAGAATGGAACCTTGGAATGGATGGAACAGTTTCAGAATCTAAGCAACAAGAAGCACAATGGCCAGAACAGCTCCTCAGTAATGGAGCCAGCACAGAGTGTTTTACAACGACACTTCCCGGATGCAAATGTACTTAAAGGTGAGGCTGTAGAGAAGCTAGCAGAGCGATCAAAGCTCACCAACCAGGACATAGTGAATTGGTTTACCAGTAAACTGGCTCACGGCATGCCAGACATCAGCAAGAGCAAGGACCAACATGGGCAGGCGAGTGCGGACAATGGGAGATGGGTTAAGGTTTCCATGGCTGCTGACAATGAAAGAAAAGATTCGGAGGCTCCGAGAGTGGCTCCAGACCTTGAAGTGCTGACAGCAGAACACATAGTGACTGGATGA
- the derl1 gene encoding derlin-1, translating into MSDIGDWFKSVPFITRYWFAASIAVPLIGKLGLISPVYLVLWPEAFFHKFQIWRPLTSTLYFPVGPGTGFLYMVNLYFLYQYSSRLETGAFDGRPADYVFMLFFNWICIVITGLMMDMQLLMIPLIMSVLYVWAQLNREMIVSFWFGTRFKACYLPWVILGFNYIIGGSVVNELIGNLVGHFYFFLMFKYPMDLGGRSFLSTPQFLYRWFPNRRGGVSGFGVPPTRRHVPQEQAGGGGGGGGGGGGRHNWGQGFRLGDD; encoded by the exons ATGTCCGACATCGGGGACTGGTTTAAAAGCGTGCCGTTCATCACTCGCTACTGGTTCGCAGCCTCGATCGCGGTTCCCCTAATAGGGAAATTGGGACTGATCAGCCCGGTGTACCTCGTGCTGTGGCCGGAGGCTTTCTTCCACAAGTTCCAG ATATGGAGACCGCTAACCTCAACGCTGTATTTCCCAGTTGGGCCGGGAACAGGATTTTTGTATATGGTCAATCTGTATTTCCTCTATCAGTACTCCAGCAGGCTCGAAACAG GGGCCTTTGATGGACGACCGGCCGACTACGTTTTCATGCTCTTCTTCAATTGGATTTGCATTGTT ATAACCGGCTTAATGATGGATATGCAG CTCCTCATGATCCCCTTGATTATGTCCGTCCTGTATGTGTGGGCCCAGCTGAATCGAGAAATGATTGTGTCATTCTGGTTTGGTACCAGATTCAAG GCTTGCTATCTGCCCTGGGTCATTCTGGGATTTAACTACATCATCGGTGGCTC AGTCGTGAACGAGCTGATCGGGAATTTAGTGGGTCACTTCTACTTCTTCCTCATGTTTAAATACCCAATGGACCTGGGCGGCAGATCCTTCCTCTCCACTCCACAGTTCCT CTACCGGTGGTTTCCTAATCGACGAGGTGGGGTGTCTGGATTTGGCGTCCCACCCACTAGGAGACACGTGCCTCAGGAGcaggcaggaggaggaggaggaggaggaggtgggggcGGCGGACGTCACAACTGGGGTCAAGGCTTTCGGCTCGGTGACGACTAA
- the nsmce2 gene encoding E3 SUMO-protein ligase NSE2, whose product MDIVSDVALDLVEAQGTDDSPSLRKLDQMMLECAALDREINCFVESVEQTTARVRQEPPHAMFSLLNSVKDRFAELMDTDADIQRHSKVVAFRDNIRKSVAQVNQMAASNIEEELDEDIAVTQSQTNFTCPLTQLEMVNPVRNKKCQHYYDQEAALSMIKNKHNNKKKFRCPVVGCGNMDVKQSDLELDLVMKRRIQTHRRQSGNS is encoded by the exons ATGGACATCGTGTCAGACGTTGCTCTGGATCTGGTGGAAGCCCAAG GTACTGATGACAGTCCAAGTTTGAGAAAACTGGATCAGATGATGTTAGAATGCGCCGctctggacagagagataaactGTTTTGTGGAGTCGGTTGAGCAGACGACAGCTCGAGTAA GACAAGAACCTCCACATGCCATGTTCTCGCTGTTGAACTCGGTGAAGGATCGCTTCGCTGAACTAATGGACACAGATGCAGATATTCAAAGGCACAGCAAAGTGGTGGCTTTCAGAGATAATATCAGGAAATCTGTGGCACAAG tgAATCAGATGGCAGCTTCCAATATAGAAGAGGAGCTGGATGAAGACATTGCCGTTACACAGAGCCAGACAAACTTTACCTGTCCTCTTACCCAG CTCGAGATGGTGAATCCAGTACGAAACAAGAAGTGCCAACATTACTATGACCAAGAAGCTGCGCTGAGCATGATTAAGAATAAGCACAACAATAAGAAGAAGTTCCG CTGTCCTGTGGTTGGCTGTGGAAACATGGATGTGAAACAGTCAGATTTGGAACTGGACCTGGTGATGAAGAGAAGAATCCAAACCCATAGGAGGCAAAGTGGAAATAGCTAG